From a single Bacillus pseudomycoides DSM 12442 genomic region:
- a CDS encoding Na/Pi cotransporter family protein yields MEFNVQDMIFQFIGGLGIFLFGIKYMGDGLQQAAGDRLRDILDRFTTNPLMGVLAGMLVTVLIQSSSGTTALTVGLVSAGFMTLRQAIGVIMGANIGTTVTAFIIGIKIGEYALPIMAVGAILLFFFKNKKVQSLGQVVFGFGMLFFGLELMSTGMKPLRSLESFQELTVSMSNSPVLGVIVGTIFTLIVQSSSATIGILQELFGQGAIDLKAALPVLFGDNIGTTITAVLAAIGTSIAARRAALVHVIFNIVGTIIFTILLVPFTNLIQYFQTSLHLNPEMTIAVAHGTFNVTNAIIQFPFIAVLAWIVTKIIRGEDAAIDFKPQHLNPIFIEQSPAIALTEAQKEIIRMAEFSLHGLKEATQFLNTKEKKHADMATQLEGAINNLDRKITEYLVLLSEKPLSPMDSEKHSVLASVVGDIERVGDHVENVVELVDSQISNRVTLSDEAMAELNEMLELTISTLQDAIGALTNFDTELAQTVITKERKIDQMERVLRKRHVLRLNERSCSGDASIIFIDMVSNLERIGDHAVNIADGVLGEQGKVALKQTL; encoded by the coding sequence GTGGAATTTAATGTTCAAGACATGATCTTCCAGTTTATTGGTGGATTAGGTATTTTCTTATTTGGGATTAAGTACATGGGGGACGGTCTGCAACAAGCAGCTGGTGATCGCCTACGTGACATTCTCGATCGTTTTACAACTAACCCACTTATGGGCGTACTAGCAGGTATGTTAGTTACCGTACTGATTCAATCTAGCTCAGGAACAACCGCTTTAACAGTTGGACTTGTAAGTGCTGGATTTATGACACTAAGACAAGCAATTGGTGTTATTATGGGTGCTAACATTGGTACGACCGTTACAGCATTTATTATCGGAATTAAAATCGGAGAATATGCTCTTCCAATTATGGCAGTTGGAGCAATCTTACTATTCTTCTTTAAAAATAAAAAAGTACAATCTCTTGGACAAGTCGTATTCGGATTTGGTATGTTATTCTTCGGTTTAGAATTAATGAGCACAGGTATGAAGCCACTACGCTCTTTAGAATCATTCCAAGAATTAACTGTTAGTATGAGTAACAGCCCAGTCCTAGGAGTTATCGTAGGTACAATTTTTACATTAATTGTACAAAGCTCAAGTGCAACAATTGGAATCTTACAAGAATTATTCGGCCAAGGTGCAATCGATTTAAAAGCTGCTCTACCTGTACTGTTTGGTGATAATATCGGAACAACAATTACCGCTGTATTAGCAGCGATTGGTACTTCTATTGCAGCAAGGCGCGCAGCATTAGTACACGTTATCTTTAACATAGTTGGTACCATCATCTTTACAATTTTATTAGTACCATTTACAAACTTAATTCAATATTTCCAAACATCGTTACACTTAAATCCAGAAATGACAATTGCTGTTGCGCATGGAACATTCAACGTAACGAATGCGATTATTCAGTTTCCATTCATTGCAGTGTTAGCGTGGATTGTAACAAAAATTATTCGCGGAGAAGATGCCGCTATTGACTTTAAACCGCAGCATTTAAATCCAATCTTTATTGAACAATCTCCTGCTATCGCCTTAACAGAGGCACAAAAAGAGATTATTCGTATGGCAGAGTTCTCATTACATGGCCTAAAAGAAGCAACTCAATTTTTAAATACAAAAGAAAAGAAACATGCTGATATGGCAACTCAACTAGAGGGTGCTATTAACAACTTAGATAGAAAAATTACGGAGTATTTAGTGCTACTTTCTGAAAAACCACTTTCACCAATGGATTCCGAAAAACATTCTGTCTTAGCGTCTGTTGTCGGAGATATTGAACGCGTTGGCGACCATGTAGAAAACGTTGTAGAACTTGTGGACTCCCAAATTTCTAACCGTGTCACACTATCAGATGAAGCAATGGCGGAACTAAATGAAATGCTTGAACTAACAATTTCAACATTACAAGATGCAATTGGAGCTTTAACAAACTTCGACACTGAACTTGCACAAACGGTCATTACGAAAGAACGTAAAATTGACCAAATGGAACGTGTATTACGTAAGCGCCACGTGCTACGCCTGAATGAACGTAGTTGCTCAGGTGATGCAAGCATCATCTTTATTGATATGGTAAGTAATTTAGAGCGTATCGGTGATCACGCTGTAAATATTGCAGATGGAGTTTTAGGGGAACAAGGAAAAGTTGCATTAAAACAAACACTATAA